One genomic window of Vibrio mangrovi includes the following:
- the dacB gene encoding serine-type D-Ala-D-Ala carboxypeptidase gives MLRTFLFTITILLTVNLCAAQATPYTNLLPPSSRTALIVEQLDSSLREIDTGSQSFYPPASTMKLITALAAKLELGDQFRFKTVLGRTGNDVIVHFSGDPQLTTDDLKQLFVTLKQQGIAKIDGDLWLDNSLFTGYERAVGWPWDILGVCYSAPSSVIVLDDNCVPGSIYTQTDGRTRVYIPEQYPIHVSTQAKTVSLQEQKQQLCDLELHSNVENNYRLSGCLVQRGSPLPLKFALQNTSLYATRIVYKILNQLGIDLRGNVIVGRPPVALQHALVSHESKPLVELLDTMLKDSDNLIANNVTKTLGHQFFVQAGSFANGTEAIKQILYAKAGIDLKTAQLVDGSGLSRNNRVTANQLAAVLRYIWKNEPSLHLIELLPVAGQSGTLKYRKSMRSSFVKGHLSAKSGSIYGSYNMAGYGLDEKGKPQVLFVQFVTDYFPDEEKETAQIRSQLEQFEEKFYRDIIQMSQEESPHLSNAKPES, from the coding sequence GTGCTCCGAACTTTTTTATTCACTATCACAATTTTACTGACCGTTAACCTGTGTGCTGCTCAGGCGACGCCTTATACCAATCTGTTACCGCCAAGTAGCCGGACAGCACTTATCGTTGAGCAACTGGATTCTTCCCTGAGAGAAATCGATACCGGCAGCCAGTCATTCTATCCACCAGCCAGTACCATGAAACTGATTACTGCACTGGCAGCCAAGTTAGAACTGGGAGACCAATTCCGCTTTAAAACAGTACTAGGCAGAACAGGAAATGATGTCATTGTTCATTTCAGTGGTGATCCACAGCTCACTACTGATGATTTGAAACAGTTATTCGTCACACTGAAACAACAGGGAATTGCAAAAATTGACGGAGACTTATGGCTGGATAACAGTCTGTTTACCGGATATGAAAGAGCTGTCGGCTGGCCCTGGGATATTCTGGGCGTGTGCTACAGTGCGCCATCCAGTGTGATTGTTCTGGACGATAATTGTGTCCCCGGTTCGATTTATACTCAGACCGATGGCAGAACCCGGGTTTATATTCCGGAACAATATCCAATCCATGTTTCCACCCAGGCTAAAACAGTTTCATTGCAAGAGCAAAAACAGCAGCTTTGCGATCTGGAACTGCACAGTAATGTCGAAAACAATTACCGGTTATCGGGATGTCTGGTACAACGGGGCTCACCATTACCACTGAAATTTGCCTTGCAGAATACCAGCCTTTATGCGACCCGGATCGTGTATAAGATTCTCAATCAACTGGGAATAGATCTACGGGGAAATGTCATTGTTGGTCGGCCTCCCGTAGCGCTACAACACGCTCTGGTAAGCCATGAATCCAAACCTTTAGTTGAGCTGCTTGATACTATGCTTAAAGATTCAGATAACCTGATTGCCAACAATGTGACCAAAACACTGGGCCATCAGTTTTTTGTTCAGGCCGGCAGTTTTGCCAATGGTACTGAAGCAATCAAACAAATCTTATATGCCAAAGCAGGTATTGACCTCAAAACCGCTCAACTCGTCGATGGCTCCGGATTGTCACGGAATAACCGGGTTACCGCGAATCAGCTCGCTGCCGTTTTACGCTATATCTGGAAGAATGAACCGTCACTTCACCTGATTGAATTATTACCAGTTGCCGGTCAAAGCGGTACACTAAAATACAGAAAAAGTATGCGTTCTTCTTTTGTTAAAGGTCATTTGAGTGCTAAAAGTGGCTCTATATATGGCAGTTACAATATGGCAGGATACGGGCTGGATGAGAAAGGCAAACCTCAGGTTCTGTTCGTTCAGTTCGTGACCGACTACTTCCCCGATGAGGAAAAAGAAACCGCCCAGATTCGCTCGCAGCTGGAACAGTTTGAAGAGAAATTCTATCGGGATATTATCCAGATGAGTCAGGAAGAAAGTCCCCATCTGTCCAACGCGAAGCCTGAATCATAA
- a CDS encoding AI-2E family transporter gives MNTSSSHRVIVIALLIAAIACYLLIEPYINSIVLAFIISLLIYPLHQHLEHKLARHKNFASFLSCVILTFIIVIPLLFVFGAIVQQGARFSQNLYQWGTHGGVQEIFNHPWAVKAMAFANTYLPFSEINPTEIAQKVAQMSSQFGSQLVGMSARLVGDATAFIMNFFLMLFVLFFLLRDHNKMIRTLRHVLPLSRSQEDKLLEEIEKVSKSAVMGSFLTALAQGFAGGIGMWIAGFPGLFWGTMMGFASFIPVVGTALIWIPASAYLILTNDTSWGIFLVVWSIAVVGSIDNLLRPFLMQGSAGMNTLMIFFSLLGGIHLFGLMGLIYGPLIFAITIVLFNIYEEEFQSFLNRQDKS, from the coding sequence GTGAACACCTCGTCCAGCCACCGAGTGATTGTCATTGCATTATTAATTGCAGCTATTGCATGTTATTTGCTGATTGAGCCATATATAAACTCAATTGTGCTTGCTTTCATTATTTCCCTGCTGATTTATCCACTCCACCAGCACCTGGAGCATAAGCTGGCCCGCCATAAAAACTTTGCTTCATTTCTATCTTGTGTGATCCTGACATTCATTATTGTGATCCCATTATTGTTCGTTTTCGGAGCTATCGTTCAACAAGGCGCCCGCTTTTCTCAGAATCTCTATCAATGGGGAACCCACGGCGGTGTCCAGGAGATCTTTAACCATCCCTGGGCAGTGAAAGCCATGGCCTTTGCTAACACTTACCTGCCATTCAGTGAAATCAACCCGACAGAAATTGCCCAGAAAGTGGCACAAATGTCGAGTCAGTTCGGTTCACAACTCGTTGGAATGAGTGCCAGACTCGTTGGCGATGCCACCGCCTTTATTATGAACTTCTTCCTGATGCTCTTTGTGCTGTTTTTCCTGCTTCGGGATCACAATAAAATGATCAGAACTTTACGTCATGTTCTCCCACTCTCCCGTAGTCAGGAAGATAAGCTTCTGGAAGAGATAGAAAAAGTTTCCAAGTCAGCTGTTATGGGATCATTTCTGACCGCATTGGCACAGGGATTTGCCGGTGGAATAGGTATGTGGATCGCCGGATTTCCCGGATTATTCTGGGGAACAATGATGGGCTTTGCATCGTTTATTCCGGTGGTCGGCACCGCACTGATATGGATTCCGGCCAGTGCGTATCTGATCCTGACCAATGATACATCCTGGGGAATTTTTCTGGTGGTCTGGAGCATCGCAGTCGTCGGCTCAATTGACAACTTACTCCGGCCATTCCTGATGCAAGGCAGTGCTGGTATGAATACACTGATGATTTTTTTCTCACTACTTGGCGGGATTCACCTGTTCGGGCTGATGGGACTAATATACGGCCCTCTGATTTTTGCGATTACCATCGTTCTGTTCAATATTTATGAAGAAGAATTCCAGTCATTTCTTAACAGGCAGGATAAGAGTTAA
- a CDS encoding ABC transporter ATP-binding protein, with translation MSHALSIQQLTCCYDTSTVLDDLSFDVEPGEIVCLLGASGCGKTTLLKAIAGLLPLTHGMIALNGRVVDDGVQWVSPEKRNIGMIFQDYALFPHLDVSQNIAFGLKGYSSAEKKHTVKEMLKLVHLEGLEARYPHQLSGGQQQRVAIARSLAYQPDLLLLDEPFSNIDTQVRHDLIAEIRKIFKKQGITAIFVTHSREEAFAFADRMAVMNHGIIEQYGSASELYFRPSSKFVADFLGGGSYLPAKRISEREYETILGNVAAITEHPIGIGTRCDLLLRPQHVRIEPAEHGAVHVLEQQFMGDHCRYLVEINGIRLLATSRQAVKNGHPVTVHLEPEGIIAFSQEN, from the coding sequence ATGAGCCATGCATTGTCCATCCAGCAATTGACCTGTTGCTACGATACATCCACAGTATTGGATGATTTATCTTTTGACGTAGAGCCGGGAGAAATTGTTTGTCTGCTGGGAGCCAGTGGATGCGGCAAGACCACTTTGCTAAAAGCGATTGCCGGCCTGCTTCCGCTGACTCATGGGATGATCGCTTTAAACGGGCGGGTTGTTGACGATGGTGTTCAGTGGGTTTCTCCGGAAAAACGTAACATCGGGATGATTTTTCAGGATTATGCGCTATTCCCTCATCTGGATGTCAGTCAGAACATTGCTTTTGGGTTAAAGGGGTATTCGTCGGCAGAGAAGAAACATACGGTGAAGGAGATGCTGAAGCTTGTTCATCTTGAAGGGCTGGAAGCGCGTTATCCCCACCAGTTATCCGGTGGTCAGCAACAGCGTGTTGCGATTGCCCGTTCTCTTGCTTATCAACCGGATCTGCTACTGCTGGATGAACCATTTTCTAATATTGATACTCAGGTTCGCCACGACTTAATTGCCGAGATTAGAAAAATTTTTAAAAAGCAGGGAATTACCGCAATTTTTGTGACGCATTCGCGGGAAGAGGCATTTGCATTCGCTGATCGGATGGCAGTGATGAACCATGGCATCATTGAACAATATGGCAGTGCTTCTGAACTTTATTTCCGTCCCTCAAGTAAATTCGTGGCAGATTTCCTGGGAGGAGGTAGTTATCTCCCAGCTAAACGCATTTCTGAACGTGAATATGAAACCATTCTGGGAAATGTTGCCGCAATAACTGAACATCCGATTGGTATCGGAACCCGATGTGATTTATTGTTGCGGCCTCAACATGTCCGGATTGAGCCTGCTGAACATGGTGCAGTTCATGTTCTTGAACAGCAGTTCATGGGAGATCATTGCCGTTATCTGGTTGAGATCAATGGTATCCGATTGCTTGCGACTTCCCGGCAGGCGGTGAAAAACGGTCACCCGGTGACCGTTCATCTGGAACCTGAAGGGATTATTGCTTTTTCTCAGGAAAACTGA
- the erpA gene encoding iron-sulfur cluster insertion protein ErpA, whose product MSDLNVPLTFSDAAAKRVKALIAEEENQNLKLRVYITGGGCSGFQYGFTFDENVNDGDMTIENSGVTLVVDPMSLQYLIGGEVDYTEGLEGARFFVNNPNATTTCGCGASFSV is encoded by the coding sequence GTGAGTGATTTAAATGTACCGCTGACATTTTCTGATGCGGCAGCCAAGCGAGTCAAAGCGTTGATTGCCGAAGAAGAAAATCAGAACTTGAAACTACGGGTATATATTACCGGTGGTGGCTGTAGCGGTTTTCAGTATGGGTTTACTTTTGATGAAAATGTGAATGACGGAGATATGACCATTGAGAATAGTGGCGTCACTCTGGTTGTTGACCCGATGAGTCTGCAATATCTGATTGGCGGTGAGGTTGATTATACCGAAGGATTGGAAGGTGCCCGCTTTTTCGTGAATAACCCGAATGCAACGACAACCTGTGGTTGTGGTGCATCGTTTAGTGTCTGA
- the hemL gene encoding glutamate-1-semialdehyde 2,1-aminomutase produces MTKSSDLYQKAQTTIPGGVNSPVRAFNGVGGTPIFIDRADGPLVFDVDGKAYIDYVGSWGPMILGHNHAVIREAVIDAVQKGLSFGAPTEQEIAIAELVSELVPSMEQLRMVNSGTEATMSAIRLARGYTGRDKIIKFEGCYHGHADSLLVKAGSGALTLGQPSSPGVPADFAKYTLTARFNDLDSVKALFAANKNEIACIIVEPVAGNMNCIPPVEGFLEGLRTICDAEGALLILDEVMTGFRVALGGAQAHYNIKPDLTTLGKVIGGGMPVGAFGGRKEIMQYIAPTGPVYQAGTLSGNPVAMAAGYACLSLLKEEGNEKRLHAKTKQLADGFRFLAEKHGVPLLVHQVGGMFGFFFTDQEQVTCYEDVTRCDVEKFKRFFHLMLEHGVYLAPSAYEASFASLAHSSQEIEATLEAVDRSFAIMTAE; encoded by the coding sequence ATGACCAAATCATCTGATCTATATCAGAAGGCACAAACCACAATTCCCGGTGGTGTAAATTCGCCAGTACGCGCCTTCAATGGCGTTGGCGGCACGCCGATTTTTATCGACAGAGCAGACGGTCCACTAGTATTTGATGTTGATGGTAAGGCTTACATTGATTACGTCGGTTCATGGGGACCAATGATTTTAGGTCATAATCATGCAGTCATTCGCGAAGCCGTGATTGACGCAGTCCAGAAAGGCTTGAGTTTCGGTGCTCCGACCGAACAGGAAATTGCGATTGCCGAACTGGTTTCTGAATTAGTCCCATCGATGGAACAACTCCGGATGGTAAATTCAGGTACAGAGGCAACAATGAGTGCCATTCGTCTGGCACGCGGATATACCGGCCGGGACAAAATCATTAAATTTGAAGGGTGCTACCACGGCCATGCCGACAGTCTGCTGGTAAAAGCCGGTTCAGGCGCACTCACTTTGGGTCAGCCCAGTTCTCCCGGCGTACCAGCCGATTTCGCCAAATACACTCTGACCGCTCGTTTTAATGATCTGGACTCAGTTAAAGCTCTGTTTGCTGCTAATAAAAACGAAATTGCCTGTATTATTGTCGAACCCGTTGCCGGAAACATGAACTGTATTCCGCCGGTTGAAGGATTCCTTGAAGGCCTGCGCACAATTTGTGATGCTGAAGGTGCATTATTGATTTTGGACGAAGTGATGACTGGTTTTCGGGTCGCTTTGGGTGGCGCTCAGGCACACTATAACATCAAGCCCGATTTAACGACGCTGGGTAAGGTTATCGGTGGCGGAATGCCTGTCGGTGCCTTTGGCGGACGTAAAGAAATTATGCAGTACATCGCACCAACCGGACCAGTTTATCAGGCTGGAACACTGTCCGGGAATCCGGTCGCCATGGCCGCCGGTTATGCCTGTCTTAGTCTGCTAAAAGAAGAAGGTAACGAAAAGCGCCTGCACGCAAAAACCAAACAACTTGCCGATGGGTTCAGATTTCTGGCTGAAAAGCATGGGGTTCCTCTCCTTGTTCATCAGGTCGGTGGGATGTTCGGCTTCTTCTTTACTGATCAGGAACAGGTGACCTGTTATGAAGATGTCACTCGCTGTGATGTTGAGAAATTCAAACGTTTCTTCCATTTGATGCTGGAACATGGCGTCTATCTGGCACCATCGGCATACGAAGCTAGTTTTGCCTCACTGGCTCACTCATCACAGGAAATTGAAGCCACATTAGAAGCTGTTGATCGCAGTTTTGCGATAATGACAGCCGAATAA
- the rsmC gene encoding 16S rRNA (guanine(1207)-N(2))-methyltransferase RsmC produces MSSEYFSAQNSAPSQIAERQLAYFQGKHLLVAGEIEDQFPLHLQQECQSVSVFTTHYGYYRQIADKQEITAYFGATLDDNCHADMVLLYWPKAKQEAEYLLAMLMTKLGPGTEIVVVGENRSGVKSIEKLFQPYGIIRKYDSARRCSFYWGECHQAPDTFNIQDWFKTYSVHYRQQEIIVKSLPGVFSHGEFDLGSQLLLDNLPEMHGEVLDFGCGAGVIGSVIAAQHPSVTISMCDVSALAIESSKATLAANGLKGLVFPSDIYSDITGTYDHIISNPPFHSGLDTSYHATETLLAQAPQYLTPRGTLSIVANGFLKYPPLIERAFGHCQTVAKTNKFAIYQASR; encoded by the coding sequence ATGTCGAGCGAATACTTCTCAGCCCAGAATTCAGCGCCAAGTCAGATAGCTGAACGCCAACTGGCTTATTTTCAGGGCAAACACCTGCTGGTTGCCGGTGAAATAGAAGACCAGTTTCCCCTGCACCTTCAGCAGGAATGCCAGTCAGTCTCCGTATTTACGACACATTATGGTTACTATCGCCAGATCGCGGATAAACAAGAAATCACGGCTTATTTCGGTGCAACGCTAGATGATAACTGCCATGCTGATATGGTGTTGCTCTACTGGCCTAAAGCCAAACAGGAAGCAGAATATCTGCTGGCAATGCTGATGACGAAACTTGGTCCGGGAACCGAAATTGTTGTGGTCGGAGAAAATCGCTCCGGTGTCAAAAGTATCGAAAAGTTATTCCAGCCATACGGTATTATCCGAAAATACGATTCAGCACGTCGTTGCTCTTTCTACTGGGGTGAATGTCATCAGGCTCCGGATACTTTCAATATACAGGACTGGTTCAAAACTTATTCGGTTCATTACCGTCAACAAGAGATCATCGTTAAAAGTCTGCCCGGCGTTTTCAGTCATGGTGAATTCGATCTTGGCAGTCAGTTACTGTTAGATAACCTGCCTGAAATGCACGGAGAAGTGCTGGATTTCGGATGTGGTGCCGGTGTGATTGGCAGTGTAATCGCAGCACAACATCCATCAGTTACTATATCAATGTGCGATGTTAGTGCACTGGCTATCGAATCCAGTAAAGCAACCCTGGCAGCCAACGGACTTAAAGGTCTCGTTTTTCCGTCAGATATCTATTCTGATATCACAGGCACTTACGATCATATTATCAGCAATCCCCCGTTCCACTCAGGGCTGGACACCAGCTACCATGCAACGGAAACCTTACTGGCTCAGGCGCCACAATATCTGACCCCACGAGGAACACTTTCTATCGTTGCCAATGGTTTTCTGAAATATCCCCCGCTAATAGAACGGGCATTCGGCCATTGTCAGACTGTAGCAAAAACCAATAAATTTGCTATTTATCAGGCCTCCCGCTGA
- a CDS encoding peptidoglycan DD-metalloendopeptidase family protein, whose product MLSIFARLPRLHRTLIGCFSALIVIAVFFLPNPKDLQGKEKLLEVGRHYPLSINAEALSPGVAIPPTAILRWEQYQVKSGESAAILFQRIGLSSRLLYELTASDPEIKQQLTRLRPGDELNFGFDENDQLVQLRRSISTYETFVITKSDRGFVAKLDKKEVHYQYNYAEAEITSNFWNAALNAGLTPNQIMELAGIFGWDIDFALDIRQGDKFNLLYLEEIVEGEIVGKGNIIAATFTNQGTTFKAIINDDNGNYYDENGRAMKKAFLRSPLDFRRVSSNFNPRRLHPVTGRVKPHRGTDYVAPVGTPIWAAGDGVVVKSSYNRFNGNYVFIKHSNTYMTKYLHLKRRFVKTGQRVKQGQKIGALGGTGRVTGPHLHYEFLVHGVHKNPRTVKLPQSKSLQGQARQTFIANAQIRLQKLERFSHLMYAKR is encoded by the coding sequence ATGTTGTCTATTTTTGCTCGCCTTCCACGATTACACCGTACACTGATCGGATGTTTTTCTGCTTTAATTGTGATTGCGGTTTTTTTTCTGCCCAACCCAAAAGATCTACAGGGGAAAGAAAAATTACTCGAGGTTGGCCGTCACTACCCACTCTCTATTAATGCAGAAGCTCTTTCCCCCGGAGTCGCAATTCCTCCGACAGCAATTCTGAGATGGGAACAATATCAGGTCAAATCGGGAGAAAGCGCGGCAATACTATTTCAGCGTATCGGCTTGTCGTCGCGTCTGTTATACGAACTGACCGCCAGTGATCCGGAAATAAAACAGCAACTGACCCGCCTCCGCCCCGGAGATGAACTCAATTTCGGCTTTGATGAAAATGATCAGTTAGTCCAGTTACGCCGAAGTATCTCGACTTACGAAACGTTCGTTATTACAAAGTCAGATCGTGGCTTTGTGGCCAAACTGGATAAAAAAGAAGTTCACTATCAATACAATTATGCCGAAGCAGAAATTACATCCAACTTCTGGAATGCAGCGCTCAATGCCGGATTAACTCCGAATCAGATTATGGAACTAGCTGGAATCTTCGGCTGGGATATAGACTTTGCTCTGGATATTCGCCAGGGAGATAAATTCAATCTGCTGTATCTGGAAGAGATTGTGGAAGGAGAAATTGTCGGTAAAGGCAATATTATCGCCGCAACATTTACCAATCAGGGCACGACATTTAAAGCCATTATCAATGACGATAACGGCAATTATTATGATGAAAATGGTCGGGCAATGAAAAAAGCGTTTTTACGCTCTCCACTCGATTTTCGTCGCGTATCATCAAACTTCAACCCGCGCAGACTTCATCCGGTCACAGGCAGAGTCAAGCCTCACAGAGGGACAGATTATGTTGCGCCGGTCGGCACACCGATCTGGGCTGCCGGTGATGGCGTGGTGGTCAAATCAAGCTATAACCGCTTCAACGGCAACTATGTGTTTATCAAACACAGCAATACTTATATGACCAAATATCTTCACCTGAAACGCAGGTTTGTCAAAACCGGCCAACGGGTGAAACAGGGACAAAAAATCGGTGCACTGGGTGGAACCGGACGGGTTACCGGACCGCATCTGCACTACGAATTTTTAGTTCATGGGGTACATAAAAACCCCAGAACAGTGAAGCTTCCGCAGTCTAAATCACTTCAGGGGCAAGCCAGACAAACCTTTATTGCCAATGCACAAATCAGACTTCAGAAGCTGGAACGCTTTAGTCATCTGATGTATGCAAAACGGTAA
- a CDS encoding ABC transporter permease — MREKHLFWKAGSLLIALVLVAPVVAIFYTAAGASGDVFLHLMSTVMSTYVWNTIIIAVGVMVCALLFGLPCAWLMAMCRLPSEKVLQWALVLPLAMPGYIVGYIFTDWFDYAGPIQVFLRHMTGWEGNTYWFPDIRSLGGASLILGLVLYPYVYLMCRAAFMEQSVSLLQSARLLKCSGWESFLRISLPIARPAIAVGVSLVAMEAVGDFGTVSYFAVNTLTTAIYDTWLGYSNINAAAKISAMMLIIIFLLLSAERYSRRKQKLFQAQFSSHEDIRYVLHGWRKWLALFWCWGLVLIAFILPVIQLCDYAWIYFSQSWTASFHRYVLNSLQVSVIAACIAVVLAVMVNFYVRLSGARIGVASMRAASLGYAVPGTVLAIGVMVPVLMMDHLVNDIAKWMSWSRPGLIFSGTVFALIMALLVRFTAVAIGSVENSLNKITPSLDMASRTMGYTPNQMLRWVHLPLIRRGCLIAGLLVFIESMKELNAALLLRPFNFETLATYVYNYASTEQLELAALPALILILVGLIPLILINRSLEYTH; from the coding sequence ATGAGAGAGAAACATCTCTTCTGGAAAGCCGGCAGTCTGCTGATTGCTCTTGTTCTGGTTGCACCTGTGGTTGCTATTTTTTATACGGCTGCCGGAGCTTCCGGTGATGTTTTTCTGCACCTGATGTCTACTGTGATGTCCACTTATGTGTGGAATACCATCATTATCGCTGTCGGCGTTATGGTGTGTGCTTTGTTGTTCGGTCTTCCCTGTGCATGGCTGATGGCGATGTGTCGGTTACCTTCAGAAAAAGTGCTGCAATGGGCATTGGTACTCCCTTTGGCGATGCCGGGCTACATTGTTGGCTATATCTTTACGGACTGGTTTGATTATGCCGGTCCGATTCAGGTTTTTCTCCGACACATGACCGGATGGGAAGGCAATACTTACTGGTTTCCGGATATCCGTAGTCTCGGTGGTGCCAGCCTGATTCTGGGATTGGTGCTCTATCCGTATGTCTATCTGATGTGCCGGGCAGCCTTCATGGAACAAAGTGTATCTCTGCTTCAGTCTGCAAGACTGCTTAAATGTTCCGGCTGGGAAAGTTTTCTGCGTATTTCTCTGCCGATTGCCCGTCCGGCTATTGCCGTCGGTGTTTCTCTGGTGGCGATGGAAGCGGTTGGCGACTTTGGTACGGTGAGTTATTTTGCCGTGAATACGCTAACAACGGCTATTTATGATACCTGGCTGGGTTATTCGAATATCAATGCCGCCGCCAAAATTTCAGCGATGATGCTGATCATTATTTTTCTGTTGCTGAGTGCCGAGCGTTATAGCCGGCGTAAACAAAAACTGTTTCAGGCACAGTTTTCAAGTCATGAAGATATTCGCTATGTGCTCCATGGGTGGCGTAAATGGCTGGCATTGTTCTGGTGCTGGGGATTAGTTTTGATCGCCTTTATTCTACCAGTGATACAGCTATGTGATTATGCATGGATCTATTTTTCACAAAGCTGGACAGCATCATTTCATCGTTATGTTCTCAATAGTCTGCAAGTCTCTGTGATTGCTGCATGTATTGCGGTTGTACTGGCTGTTATGGTGAACTTCTATGTCCGTTTAAGTGGTGCCCGGATCGGTGTTGCCTCGATGAGAGCTGCTTCTCTGGGCTATGCTGTTCCCGGAACCGTACTGGCAATTGGTGTGATGGTTCCTGTTCTGATGATGGACCATCTGGTGAATGATATTGCTAAGTGGATGTCATGGTCACGACCGGGATTAATATTTTCCGGGACAGTTTTTGCTCTGATCATGGCTCTTCTGGTGCGTTTTACCGCGGTTGCCATCGGGAGTGTGGAAAACAGTCTGAATAAAATCACGCCTTCGCTGGATATGGCTTCAAGAACGATGGGATACACGCCAAACCAGATGTTGCGTTGGGTTCATCTGCCACTAATCCGGCGAGGATGCCTGATTGCCGGATTGCTTGTTTTCATTGAATCGATGAAAGAGTTGAATGCGGCATTACTGCTCAGGCCATTTAATTTTGAAACACTGGCAACCTATGTTTATAACTATGCCTCGACGGAGCAACTGGAGCTGGCTGCTCTCCCGGCTCTGATTCTGATCCTGGTAGGGTTGATTCCCTTAATTCTGATTAACCGTTCTCTGGAGTATACCCACTGA
- the tyrS gene encoding tyrosine--tRNA ligase, producing the protein MASIETALAEIKRGVEELIPEEELIAKLKEGRPLRIKLGADPTAPDIHLGHTVILNKLRAFQELGHEVTFLIGDFTGMVGDPTGKNTTRPPLTREDVIRNAETYKEQVFKILDPAKTKIQFNSEWLSELGAEGLIRLAANQTVARMLERDDFKKRYNNGQPIAIHEFMYPLLQGYDSVAMETDVELGGTDQKFNLLMGRELQKAHGQKQQVVLMMPLLVGLDGEKKMSKSAHNYIGINEAPGEMFGKIMSISDDLMWTYYDLLSFRPISEIQQFKSDVIAGKNPRDIKILLAKEIITRFHNEAAADDAEQEFIARFQKGAIPDEMPEFTFTPGLAIGNILKDAGLVGSTSDAMRMIRQGAAKAEGEKIEDTKWIPENGTYVLQVGKRKFARVTIQ; encoded by the coding sequence ATGGCAAGCATTGAAACCGCATTAGCTGAAATTAAGCGCGGTGTTGAAGAGTTGATTCCTGAAGAGGAATTGATCGCAAAACTGAAAGAAGGCCGTCCGTTAAGAATTAAATTGGGTGCAGATCCCACGGCTCCGGATATCCATTTAGGCCATACAGTAATTCTGAATAAGTTGCGTGCCTTTCAGGAGCTTGGTCATGAAGTGACTTTCCTGATTGGTGATTTTACCGGTATGGTTGGTGATCCAACCGGAAAAAACACCACTCGTCCGCCGCTGACCCGGGAAGATGTGATTCGTAATGCTGAAACATATAAAGAGCAGGTCTTTAAAATTCTTGACCCGGCAAAAACAAAAATTCAGTTTAACTCGGAATGGCTTTCTGAATTAGGTGCTGAGGGTCTTATTCGTCTGGCTGCGAATCAGACAGTTGCCCGAATGCTGGAGCGGGATGATTTTAAAAAGCGCTACAACAATGGTCAGCCGATTGCGATTCATGAATTTATGTATCCGTTGCTACAGGGATATGATTCCGTCGCAATGGAAACTGATGTTGAGCTGGGCGGAACGGATCAGAAGTTTAATCTGCTGATGGGACGTGAGTTGCAGAAAGCACACGGACAGAAGCAACAGGTCGTTCTGATGATGCCACTACTTGTCGGGCTGGACGGTGAGAAGAAAATGTCTAAGTCGGCTCATAATTATATTGGGATCAACGAAGCTCCCGGAGAAATGTTTGGTAAGATCATGTCGATTTCAGATGATTTGATGTGGACATATTACGATCTGCTGTCATTCCGGCCGATTTCTGAAATACAGCAGTTTAAGTCAGATGTTATTGCCGGTAAAAACCCCCGGGATATTAAGATTCTGCTGGCGAAGGAAATTATTACCCGTTTCCACAATGAAGCTGCCGCCGATGATGCCGAACAGGAATTCATTGCGCGTTTCCAGAAAGGCGCAATCCCGGACGAGATGCCGGAATTCACGTTTACTCCGGGTCTGGCAATCGGGAATATTCTCAAGGATGCAGGTTTGGTTGGTTCAACATCTGATGCAATGCGTATGATTCGTCAGGGGGCAGCCAAAGCGGAAGGTGAGAAAATTGAGGATACGAAATGGATTCCTGAGAACGGCACCTATGTTCTTCAGGTTGGTAAACGGAAGTTTGCCCGGGTAACCATCCAGTAA